The stretch of DNA GGTGGGAGAAGCGGAGGGTGTCTGGCCCCGGGTGGTAGCTGATGCCGCGTCGGGACAGATGCAAGGACTCTATCGGGCCGGTAAAAAGACAGAGCTCGCCGGCCTGCCAAGACCACGGCGAGATCTCTTCCCCAGAGGCAAACATCGGGGTTCTGCTCCTAGTTATGTCGGCATCGAGGCCTCCCGAGGGTGTCCGCACGATTGCGAATTCTGTTGCAGTGGCCAGACCATGGGGCGGCAATATCGAGTCAGGCCGGTTCCAGAGGTGATTGCCGAGATCGAGGCTCTTGATGCCCCTGACTTCTTCTTCGTCGATGACGCTATTGGACTGAACCGGGAGGTAGGAAAAAAGCTTTTTACGGAAATGATACCCCTGAAGCGGCTATGGATGGGGCAAGGAACCGTGTCGTTAGCTGAAGATATGGAGCTGCTAAAATTGATGCGACGTTCGGGGTGCAGGGGACTTTTGCTCGGATTCGAATCGGTCCAAAAAGGCACTCAGCATGAGATGAAGAAAATAAAGAACCTGAAGATCGATTTTTATGAAGCCATGCGCCGCTTCCATGGCGAAGGTTTCGGCATCCTTGGCGCCTTTGTTTTTGGCTTCGATTATGAAAACAAGGATGTATTCGAGCAGACCTTTGAGTTTATCATGAAAAGTGGCATGGATTGTGTCCAGCTGCGGGTTCTCACTCCTCTGCCAGGAACCCGGTTATATCAGCGTCTCTTAAGCGAAGGCAGGTTGTTTGAGCCTGACTGGTGGCTCCGCGGCTATCCTCCTGATACCCTCCTTTTTCACCCGCAGAGCATGACTGCTGACGAGCTCCTTAGTGGCTACGCCCGCTTGAACCGGCAAACCTATTCGTTCGGCTCCATGGCCAAACGGTTCTTTGGCATGAGCCCCTGGAAACGGACTCTACGCGGTTGTTTAATGTACGCCGTCATCAATATCTCTACCCGCAACCGTTATTTCAAAGGTTTGAAGAAGCCTCAGCCATTTGTCGGGGCTGCCAACGTCAGAGGCGAAATATAGGAAGTTTTTGAAAAAGTGGGAAAAACATGATCCGCTGCATCCCCAAAGGACTCTGTTCTTGGAATTTCGACATTGCTGGGAGCGGACACTCCGCAAGTGCCGAGTTCAATTGGATAGATGAGCAAGGGAGCATAACGATTGATGGTGAATATCATGATGTTCGGAAGCATGGTGTCTTTAGTGGACACTGGACGTTTGATGCCAATTCAACACCAGTAGCGAACGCCCAGAAATCAAGTGTTTTCACTCGAACATTCGAGTTGGAGATATCATCCGGAGCGGTCATCCTGCGTGCTCAGTCACCATTGGGCCGCACTATGCTTTTGGAAGGGGCCGGCTGCGACGGGGTGATTGCCCCCGCCCACCCCTTCACCCGGCGAGCATCAATCACCGGGCAGATTTCTGATTTCCGTACCGCGTGCTTTGCATTTTGGCTCACGGTTTTACTTTGGCGACGAGATGCGCAGCACGACCAGTCATGATTTTAGA from Desulfobaccales bacterium encodes:
- a CDS encoding radical SAM protein; this encodes MRIKLIAPHEQLDDTSNVRLMRVNLPLIAALTPPGHTITLVDEVYAADDPDQEVDLVGITVMTDLVPRAYRLADTYRQKGVQVVLGGIHPTILPDEALGHADAVVVGEAEGVWPRVVADAASGQMQGLYRAGKKTELAGLPRPRRDLFPRGKHRGSAPSYVGIEASRGCPHDCEFCCSGQTMGRQYRVRPVPEVIAEIEALDAPDFFFVDDAIGLNREVGKKLFTEMIPLKRLWMGQGTVSLAEDMELLKLMRRSGCRGLLLGFESVQKGTQHEMKKIKNLKIDFYEAMRRFHGEGFGILGAFVFGFDYENKDVFEQTFEFIMKSGMDCVQLRVLTPLPGTRLYQRLLSEGRLFEPDWWLRGYPPDTLLFHPQSMTADELLSGYARLNRQTYSFGSMAKRFFGMSPWKRTLRGCLMYAVINISTRNRYFKGLKKPQPFVGAANVRGEI